Proteins encoded together in one Vitis vinifera cultivar Pinot Noir 40024 chromosome 4, ASM3070453v1 window:
- the LOC100245643 gene encoding uncharacterized protein LOC100245643, with the protein MDEYSGKRAINELVVSRKGSGLRPGVILRDTANNRDRNAQFCNRLGCRGRLNSMKGTQLGSLEKPKSSRPSSFTSSSGKEIIGSSSSTGPSVRKSLQTPRKKLSAHLETDSSETSSVPDESEVLELIPPPGKIQRGHHPKADDTESSEITPMEVGSSSIASNTRPRRNFHQKSGFTNQATLMGSSVALASKTAGQVARHGANASRYGLRNLRCNSISDAMPSCSSSESNLTRKKDIGKKRLSEIESSSSARGKKSGGPSSEYGRNSISSYGVSISDSRRSRNWTPSRDNGVASVRTRRSINGNTSRPSSSNQGIRNNLLPTEPSITIPQMPQPEISIGANDPSLSHQFSIGSPSSFLNSYSQSDSSSENLHSIMPISPTEVGISRSSMNRDSLRRYNMDGIAEVLLALERIEQDEELTYEQLLVLETNLFLGGLSFHDQHREMRLDIDNMSYEELLALEEKMGTVSTALTEEALSKCLERSIYHTLPTEPGTMDCAGDGDDVKCSICQEEYMVGDEVGKLQCEHGYHVACIHQWLRLKNWCPVCKASAAL; encoded by the exons TCCATGAAAGGTACCCAACTTGGCAGTTTGGAGAAGCCCAAATCTTCAAGACCTTCATCCTTTACTTCTTCAAGTGGAAAAGAAATAATTGGAAGTTCCTCTAGTACTGGCCCTTCAGTGAGAAAATCCCTTCAGACACCTCGGAAAAAGCTATCTGCTCATCTAGAAACAGATTCATCTGAAACTAGTAGTGTTCCAGATGAGTCAGAAGTCTTAGAGCTCATTCCCCCACCTGGAAAGATTCAGAGAGGGCATCACCCCAAAGCAGACGATACTGAGTCTTCCGAAATCACACCTATGGAAGTGGGTAGCTCTAGTATTGCTTCAAATACAAGACCTCGAAGGAATTTTCATCAAAAATCTGGCTTTACTAACCAAGCTACTCTGATGGGTTCCTCTGTTGCATTGGCATCTAAAACTGCTGGTCAAGTAGCAAGACATGGTGCAAACGCAAGCAGGTATGGTTTGAGAAATCTAAGATGCAATTCAATTTCTGATGCAATGCCATCATGTTCATCATCTGAATCAAACCTTACTAGAAAGAAGGACATTGGAAAAAAGAGACTTTCTGAAATAGAAAGTAGTTCCTCTGCTAGAGGCAAGAAGAGTGGTGGGCCATCATCAGAATATGGACGGAATTCTATTTCTAGTTATGGTGTCTCCATTTCTGATTCCAGACGATCCAGAAATTGGACTCCTAGCAGGGATAACGGTGTTGCATCCGTTAGGACTCGGAGGTCAATCAATGGTAATACTAGTAGGCCATCATCCTCTAATCAAGGAATTCGAAACAATTTATTGCCGACTGAGCCCTCCATTACAATCCCACAAATGCCCCAACCTGAAATATCTATTGGGGCAAATGATCCCAGCTTGTCACATCAGTTCTCCATAGGATCTCCCTCAAGCTTCCTGAATTCTTACAGTCAATCAGATAGTAGCAGTGAGAATTTACATAGTATTATGCCCATAAGTCCCACAGAAGTTGGTATCTCACGCTCTTCAATGAATCGGGATAGCCTGCGACGCTATAACATGGATGGGATTGCAGAG GTATTATTGGCTCTAGAGAGGATTgagcaagatgaagaactaACATATGAG CAATTACTTGTTCTGGAGACAAATTTGTTCCTTGGTGGCTTAAGCTTCCATGATCAGCACAGAGAGATGAGACTAGATATAGATAACATGTCATATGAG GAATTATTGGCTCTAGAGGAGAAGATGGGTACTGTGAGCACAGCACTTACAGAAGAAGCATTGTCAAAATGCCTTGAGAGAAGCATCTATCACACACTGCCTACAGAACCAGGGACCATGGATTGTGCTGGGGATGGTGATGATGTCAAATGCAGTATTTGTCAG GAAGAGTACATGGTTGGGGATGAAGTGGGGAAATTGCAATGCGAGCATGGGTATCATGTGGCCTGTATACACCAGTGGCTACGGCTGAAGAATTGGTGCCCTGTCTGCAAGGCTTCAGCTGCACTTTAA
- the LOC100852560 gene encoding uncharacterized protein LOC100852560 produces the protein MQPQQSSRIDVADLKVQIVKKIGADRARRYFYYLNRLLSQKLCKSEFDKLCSRVLGRENVLLHNQFIRSILKNAFHAKTPPPFHAKTPPPFHDAGPTNSVEEDGHEQSRAVIANPTPNSPIWSNGAVPSWKSRPVIRDRKPRDRPSPLGPNGKVDYGPQWAPVEDSGSKVLTENGELTPCDYQRPVQPLQGVAELPENQRQVSAQRPKGTPRHSQDHTGLAVVEDGEEVEQASHLKFSRSRLIAPLGIPFCSASIGGARKALSVPSNDNMVSYFDSGGLFDTEILRKRMEQIAGGQGLGGVSMECANMLNNMLDVYLKRLIKSCVELVGARSKNEPKKHHPVKQSIQSKIVNGMWPSNHLHMQSSSGPIEVIQEQRPLCSISLLDFKVAMELNPQQLGEDWPLLLEKICMQTFEE, from the coding sequence ATGCAACCGCAGCAGAGCTCGCGGATTGATGTGGCAGATTTGAAGGTTCAGATAGTGAAGAAAATTGGGGCTGACAGGGCAAGACGGTATTTTTATTACCTAAATAGGTTGTTGAGCCAGAAACTGTGTAAGAGTGAGTTTGATAAGTTGTGTTCTCGAGTACTTGGGAGAGAGAACGTGTTGCTGCACAATCAGTTTATTCGATCTATCTTAAAGAATGCCTTTCATGCTAAAACCCCACCGCCATTTCATGCTAAAACCCCACCGCCATTTCATGATGCGGGGCCCACAAATTCTGTTGAAGAAGATGGGCATGAACAAAGCAGGGCTGTCATTGCAAATCCAACTCCAAATTCGCCAATTTGGTCGAATGGAGCTGTTCCATCGTGGAAGAGTAGGCCTGTTATCCGTGATCGGAAGCCTCGGGACCGCCCTAGTCctcttggaccaaatgggaaggtaGATTATGGGCCTCAATGGGCACCTGTAGAAGATAGTGGTAGTAAAGTTCTTACTGAAAATGGGGAGTTGACTCCTTGTGATTACCAGAGGCCAGTGCAGCCACTTCAAGGAGTTGCTGAGCTACCTGAGAATCAAAGGCAGGTTTCTGCTCAGCGACCCAAGGGGACTCCGAGACATAGCCAAGATCATACAGGATTAGCGGTTGTTGAAGATGGGGAAGAGGTGGAGCAAGCCAGCCACTTGAAATTCTCGAGAAGTCGTCTTATTGCTCCTCTTGGGATACCATTTTGCTCAGCTAGTATAGGTGGGGCCCGGAAAGCTTTGTCAGTGCCAAGCAATGATAATATGGTTAGCTATTTTGACAGTGGTGGGTTGTTCGATACAGAGATCCTGAGGAAACGGATGGAGCAGATTGCTGGAGGACAGGGCCTTGGGGGTGTTTCAATGGAATGTGCTAATATGCTAAATAATATGTTGGATGTGTATTTGAAACGGTTAATCAAGTCGTGTGTTGAGTTGGTGGGAGCAAGGTCcaaaaatgaaccaaaaaagCATCACCCTGTGAAGCAGTCAATTCAAAGTAAGATTGTCAACGGCATGTGGCCTAGTAACCACTTACATATGCAAAGTAGCAGTGGGCCCATCGAAGTTATTCAGGAACAGAGACCCCTTTGCTCAATATCTTTGCTTGATTTCAAGGTTGCAATGGAGCTAAATCCACAGCAACTTGGAGAAGACTGGCCATTGCTTCTGGAGAAAATTTGCATGCAGACGTTCGAGGAATAA